In Triticum aestivum cultivar Chinese Spring chromosome 5B, IWGSC CS RefSeq v2.1, whole genome shotgun sequence, the following proteins share a genomic window:
- the LOC123112960 gene encoding disease resistance protein RGA5 has product MDALSSAGNLKGPRLKVRQESHAIKKPPGAQVHGRPEQQQGRAVRVHANVKNFREIVQYLTGGILASDSVVQQLICTLECQIVETVERQSILPPELPPPPSAPMSPAARLESIASSVRPVPVDLTDDRSEDGGLAVAGVADDDRLSLKCALPSSLLPESASGQFSPQGPKSDDDWLSLHCPLPSSPPVAASRQFSPEGPNLAEQLEQLVSDISREDHSQIKQMRQTKKRVQKLQAPVCAMADAMFRLPAKLDGLLARHGHTLPRGAEEEIPLIKQDLDKMVALLQEHDDSGAAEDRAMTGKCLAKEVRELSYDMEDTVDQYEHAAAATKRGMLSPRRKKYKITCRRSKGTTGLRDKLKWRLWMANKIREFSVRSQEALQRYSLFNHSGDNGISAAAIGGTGCSTSPRSDASFGSWRPTRYGKPIGIDAPMKKLETWLGKDGEQRLKVASVVGSVGIGKTTLAKELYRRIGGLFECRAFVHTSRKPDVRRLLISMLSQIQPYHTPHNWKVHSLIADIRTHLQDKRYLIVIDDVWTTQTWDIINRALPAGNLCSAILITTEVDDVALKCCGYDSKNVLTMKQLGHDDSSKLFFSTVFGPQYECPPELSEVGDSIIRKCAGLPLAMVTVASLLVNHMGKPERWHYVNKSLGYGLRTNPTSEGMKQVLDLSYNNLPQHLKPCVMYLSIYEEDYIIQKDDLVKQWIAESFIHATEEKDKEGISRSYFDQLISSRVILPVHINDNDDVLSCMVHHIVLDFLTQKSLEENFITTIDHSQTTARLADKVRRLSLHFGNAEATPPINMRLSQVRTFAFFGVFKCLPSIVEFRLLQVLILHLWGNDESISVDLAGISELFRLKYLHFTCNATLEVPQNQMRGLRYLETLKIDARVSAVLSDIVHLPGLLHLSLPVESNLPSGIGSMTSLCTLGYFNLCVNSIDNVQSLGKLTNLRDLRLTCSTVPTYLKSKMDNMGSILSNLSNLRSVTLKPSGSLESGPSSMSISCDGLTSVSSPPVFLERFEWFPHICTFSSIPRWIGHLNKLCILKIGVRELASDDVDVLRGLPALTVLSLYVRAKPAERIVFTKTGFSVLNCFKFRCSVPWLEFEVDAMPNLLKLKLIFDAHGVDQHGTIPVGIMHITGLKEISAKIGCAGASDPDRRAAESALIDAIKMHPARLSFNIQCLDEMFNGKDDNNSRVQEEEIEHTTLQKQYVVMEEDSIEQHGLLQKGSREDAHCRKKKVRGRSTGPGSVAEIIKKWKEQNQKLQQDNRSLKAPAKGSEKGCMAGKAGPENSNCAYRGVRQRTWGKWVAEIHEPNRGQRLWLGSFPTAVEAARAYDDAARAMYGATARVNFSEHSPDANSGCTSAPSLQMSNEATTASHPSDEKDESESPHLISNAPTAVLHQSDAKDESDTILRL; this is encoded by the exons ATGGACGCGCTTTCGTCGGCGGGGAATCTGAAGGGCCCGCGGCTCAAAGTGCGGCAGGAGTCGCACGCCATCAAGAAGCCGCCCGGGGCGCAGGTGCATGGccggccggagcagcagcaagggCGGGCGGTGCGCGTCCACGCCAATGTCAAGAACTTCAGGGAGATTGTGCAGTATCTGACCGGTGGCATTCTAGCCTCCGACTCGGTTGTGCAGCAGCTAATCTGTACCCTCGAGTGCCAGATTGTTGAGACCGTGGAGCGGCAGTCCATCCTGCCGCCGGAGCTgccgcccccgccttccgctccAATGTCCCCGGCGGCGAGGCTGGAATCCATCGCGAGCTCCGTCCGGCCTGTGCCCGTAGACTTGACGGACGACAGATCCGAGGACGGCGGCCTCGCGGTCGCGGGCGTTGCCGACGATGACCGGCTCAGTTTGAAGTGTGCTTTGCCGTCCTCGTTGCTGCCGGAATCGGCCTCGGGGCAGTTCTCGCCGCAAGGTCCGAAATCAGATGATGACTGGCTCAGTCTTCACTGCCCTTTGCCGTCGTCGCCTCCGGTTGCGGCCTCGCGGCAGTTCTCGCCGGAAGGTCCGAATTTGGCCGAGCAGCTTGAGCAATTAGTCAGTGATATCAGCCGTGAAGACCATTCACAAATCAAGCAAATGCGTCAGACCAAGAAGAGAGTTCAAAAACTACAGGCTCCTGTCTGTGCTATGGCGGACGCCATGTTCAGGCTCCCCGCGAAGCTGGACGGGCTACTGGCCCGCCACGGCCACACGCTGCCCCGCGGCGCGGAGGAGGAGATACCTCTCATCAAGCAAGATCTGGATAAGATGGTGGCCCTTCTCCAGGAGCACGACGACTCCGGCGCAGCGGAGGACCGTGCTATGACGGGCAAGTGCCTGGCCAAGGAGGTGCGCGAGCTTTCATACGACATGGAGGACACCGTCGACCAGTATGAGCACGCCGCCGCCGCTACCAAGAGAGGAATGTTATCCCCTCGCCGCAAGAAGTACAAGATCACTTGCCGCAGGAGTAAGGGCACCACTGGGCTTCGGGACAAGCTCAAGTGGCGCCTATGGATGGCCAACAAGATCAGGGAGTTCAGCGTGCGCTCCCAGGAGGCGCTTCAGCGGTACAGCTTGTTTAACCACTCTGGTGACAATGGCATCAGTGCTGCTGCCATTGGTGGCACTGGCTGCAGCACTTCTCCTAGATCTGATGCGTCGTTTGGCTCATGGCGTCCCACGCGGTATGGGAAGCCTATTGGTATCGATGCCCCCATGAAGAAGCTTGAAACGTGGCTGGGTAAGGATGGAGAGCAGAGGCTCAAGGTTGCGTCCGTTGTTGGATCTGTAGGGATTGGTAAGACCACTCTTGCCAAAGAGCTGTACCGGAGAATCGGCGGGCTATTCGAGTGCCGGGCATTTGTGCATACGTCCCGAAAGCCTGATGTCAGGAGGCTTCTCATCAGCATGCTCTCTCAGATTCAGCCATACCACACCCCTCACAATTGGAAGGTGCATAGCCTCATTGCTGATATCAGGACACATCTCCAAGACAAGAG GTACTTGATCGTAATTGATGATGTATGGACTACCCAAACATGGGATATCATAAATCGTGCCTTGCCAGCTGGTAATCTTTGCAGTGCAATACTCATAACGACAGAAGTCGATGATGTAGCTCTGAAATGTTGTGGTTATGACTCTAAGAATGTTCTCACGATGAAACAACTTGGTCATGATGATTCAAGCAAATTATTTTTCAGCACAGTTTTTGGCCCGCAATATGAGTGTCCTCCAGAACTCAGTGAAGTTGGAGACAGCATTATAAGGAAATGTGCTGGTTTACCATTAGCAATGGTTACCGTTGCTAGTCTTTTAGTAAACCATATGGGGAAACCAGAGCGATGGCATTATGTAAACAAATCATTAGGTTATGGTTTGAGGACAAATCCTACTTCAGAGGGGATGAAACAAGTACTAGACCTTAGTTACAATAATCTTCCTCAGCATTTGAAGCCATGTGTGATGTATCTCAGCATATATGAAGAGGACTACATTATTCAGAAGGATGATTTGGTAAAGCAATGGATAGCTGAAAGTTTTATCCATGCAACAGAAGAGAAAGATAAGGAGGGAATATCAAGGAGCTATTTTGATCAGCTTATCAGTAGCAGAGTGATCCTACCTGTACACataaatgataatgatgatgttttaTCCTGTATGGTGCATCACATAGTACTTGATTTTCTTACACAGAAGTCCTTAGAAGAGAATTTTATCACCACAATAGATCATTCTCAGACAACTGCAAGGCTTGCTGACAAGGTTCGTCGACTGTCTCTTCACTTTGGTAATGCAGAAGCAACGCCACCAATAAACATGAGGCTATCACAAGTTCGGACTTTCGCATTTTTTGGGGTCTTCAAGTGTTTGCCCTCCATTGTGGAGTTTCGGCTTCTTCAAGTTCTCATCCTTCATCTGTGGGGCAATGATGAATCCATCAGTGTTGATCTCGCTGGAATATCTGAGCTTTTTCGGCTGAAATATTTGCATTTCACATGTAATGCCACCTTAGAAGTACCACAAAACCAGATGCGAGGTCTACGTTATTTGGAGACACTGAAAATAGATGCAAGAGTAAGTGCAGTTCTGTCGGATATTGTTCATTTGCCGGGCTTATTGCATCTAAGTCTTCCTGTTGAGTCAAATCTGCCCAGTGGTATTGGCAGCATGACATCGCTTTGCACACTTGGATATTTTAATCTATGTGTTAACTCAATAGATAATGTGCAGAGCCTTGGTAAGCTGACCAATCTCCGGGATCTTCGACTGACCTGTTCTACAGTTCCTACTTACTTAAAGAGCAAAATGGATAATATGGGCTCTATTCTTTCGAACCTCAGCAACCTCAGGTCTGTAACTCTGAAACCTTCAGGTAGTCTGGAGAGTGGTCCTTCCAGCATGAGCATTTCCTGTGATGGCTTGACCAGCGTTTCCTCTCCTCCGGTGTTTCTTGAGAGATTTGAGTGGTTTCCGCACATTTGCACCTTCTCCAGTATACCCAGGTGGATTGGACACCTCAACAAGCTCTGCATTTTAAAGATTGGGGTTAGGGAACTGGCgagtgatgatgttgatgttctcaGAGGATTGCCTGCACTAACTGTTTTGTCGTTATATGTCAGAGCAAAGCCCGCAGAAAGAATTGTCTTCACTAAGACAGGATTCTCGGTTCTCAATTGCTTCAAGTTCAGGTGCAGCGTACCTTGGCTGGAATTTGAGGTGGATGCAATGCCTAATCTCTTGAAACTCAAGTTAATTTTCGATGCCCATGGAGTAGATCAACACGGTACTATACCTGTCGGCATCATGCACATAACAGGCCTTAAGGAGATCTCTGCAAAAATTGGGTGTGCTGGTGCCAGTGATCCCGATAGAAGGGCTGCAGAATCAGCCCTGATTGACGCTATTAAGATGCATCCGGCACGTCTCTCCTTCAACATACAGTGTTTAGATGAGATGTTCAATGGTAAGGATGATAATAATAGCAGGGTGCAAGAGGAAGAAATAGAACACACGACTTTGCAAAAACAATATGTGGTCATGGAGGAAGACTCAATTGAACAGCATGGACTCCTTCAAAAGGGTTCCAGGGAAGATGCTCACTGCAG GAAGAAGAAAGTACGCGGGAGAAGCACTGGTCCCGGTTCTGTTGCTGAAATCATCAAGAAGTGGAAGGAGCAAAACCAGAAGCTCCAGCAAGACAATAGATCCCTGAAAGCGCCGGCCAAGGGTTCCGAGAAAGGGTGCATGGCAGGGAAAGCAGGTCCGGAAAATTCAAACTGCGCTTACCGCGGTGTGAGACAGCGGACGTGGGGCAAATGGGTGGCTGAAATCCACGAGCCCAACCGTGGCCAACGGCTATGGCTTGGTTCATTCCCTACTGCAGTGGAAGCCGCGCGCGCATATGATGATGCAGCAAGGGCAATGTATGGCGCCACAGCACGTGTCAACTTCTCAGAGCACTCCCCAGATGCCAACTCTGGTTGCACGTCGGCACCTTCGTTGCAGATGTCTAATGAGGCCACCACTGCGTCACATCCGTCTGATGAGAAGGATGAATCGGAATCTCCTCATCTTATCTCAAATGCGCCGACAGCTGTGCTGCATCAGTCTGATGCGAAGGATGAGTCTGATACCATCTTACGTCTGTAG